The Conexivisphaera calida genome includes a region encoding these proteins:
- a CDS encoding pelota family protein has product MQDLRLEDNDRLLRAKVETEEDLWALYATIRPGDVVFSRTSRELRGDGGGSRRKAMTLGVRVKELEYQPFTNRLRIRGVIEASPKELDLVGQHHTLSIEPGMDLAIRREDRWRAEDLAELRRLSEGATYRALVVAVDDEEYAMALVRGSGVQELAEKDLRLPGKDQPEERERVQSSAMSEIARQVRRAIAEHGVHHLIVAGPAHWKEDLAALLRDLEGSGVRMLVDSTSYGGIKGIYEVLRRDVVKEVLRDAILMEELEVMDRINSIAARDPDLLVYSLDGVEEAVLHGAAEEIVVDSGLIRSPDAETSQRTLQLLDEARRTRTKITVLESKHPELRVWISSFGGIVAVLRYRMRRE; this is encoded by the coding sequence GTGCAGGACCTCAGGCTGGAGGACAATGACCGGCTCCTCAGGGCGAAGGTGGAGACGGAGGAGGACCTCTGGGCGCTATACGCCACGATAAGACCGGGGGACGTCGTGTTCTCTAGGACGTCTAGGGAGCTCAGGGGTGATGGAGGGGGAAGCCGGAGGAAGGCGATGACACTGGGGGTACGCGTGAAGGAGCTGGAATACCAGCCGTTCACGAATCGGCTCAGGATACGCGGTGTGATAGAGGCGTCGCCGAAGGAGCTGGATCTGGTTGGACAGCACCACACCCTTTCAATAGAACCAGGCATGGACCTGGCGATCCGCAGGGAGGATCGGTGGAGGGCGGAGGACTTGGCCGAGTTGAGGAGGCTATCGGAGGGTGCGACCTACAGGGCGCTCGTCGTCGCGGTAGACGATGAGGAATACGCGATGGCGCTAGTTCGTGGGAGCGGCGTACAGGAGCTGGCGGAGAAGGACTTGAGGCTTCCGGGAAAGGATCAGCCTGAGGAGAGGGAACGCGTGCAGTCCAGCGCCATGTCGGAGATCGCGAGACAGGTTCGCCGGGCGATCGCGGAGCACGGCGTGCATCACCTCATAGTTGCAGGTCCTGCCCACTGGAAGGAGGACCTGGCTGCGTTGTTGAGGGATCTGGAGGGATCCGGCGTCCGTATGCTGGTGGACAGCACGTCCTATGGAGGCATCAAGGGGATCTACGAGGTCCTCAGGAGGGATGTAGTGAAGGAGGTCCTGAGGGACGCCATACTTATGGAGGAACTGGAGGTCATGGACAGGATAAACTCCATCGCTGCCAGGGATCCGGATCTTCTGGTTTACTCTCTCGATGGAGTAGAGGAAGCGGTGCTGCACGGCGCCGCCGAGGAGATCGTGGTTGACTCAGGACTCATCAGATCCCCGGACGCCGAGACGTCGCAGAGGACGCTCCAGCTGCTGGACGAGGCCAGGCGAACTAGGACTAAGATAACAGTGCTTGAATCCAAGCACCCCGAGCTCAGGGTATGGATATCCAGCTTCGGCGGCATAGTCGCAGTTCTCAGATATCGGATGAGGCGCGAATGA
- a CDS encoding elongation factor EF-2 — translation MPRFKTVAEAVKVVNQRDQIRNFGVIAHVDHGKTTLSDNLLLAAGMVSPNLAGQALVLDYMDLEQKRSMTIKAANVTLYYEYNDKPYVFNMIDTPGHIDFTGKVTRSLRALDGAVVVVDSVEGIMVQTETVTRQALEERVRPVLFINKIDRLVKELRLTPDKMQKWLGNIIADFNRLIDTYAEPEYKEKWKVSVQNDSVAFGSAKDRWGFNLSVAKDTGISFKDVYDIYTGGDVEELRKKAPLHETVLKMIIQHAPPPHVAQRYRIPKVWHGDLNSEVGKAMLECDPDGPVIMMVTNAVVDPQAGIVATGRLFSGTVHEGDTVWLVNTRVSQRIQSVQMFMGPYREVVGMLPAGNIPALLGLDKARAGETLSSTRDMIPFESLKYVAEPVVTISVEPKNPRDLPKLVEALQRMHIEDPNLTVTINEETGETLVSGMGVLHLEVVLAMLAEQNLEVIASRPVINYRETVLSNAGPVMAKSPNRHNKVYVRIEPLSEDVIEAIRTGKLNENLDKKEIAKILRDFGWDTEESRGVVSIDEKGNIFVDDTKGVQFLQESMDYLKAGWIDVMNAGPLAQEYVRGTKVILHHFVPHEDPAHRTYAQLMPAMRKAVMGAMLMAQPTLLEPILGIEVSSPPELIGTVAGVITSKRGKVIDIVQKEYLSVVIGEIPAAETSDLSEVMRGATGGKAMWTTHFKAWRPVPAGMLQSVVESIRKRKGLPPNAPSAEEFLDKD, via the coding sequence ATGCCAAGGTTCAAGACAGTGGCGGAGGCCGTCAAGGTGGTCAATCAGAGGGACCAGATAAGGAACTTCGGCGTGATAGCCCATGTGGACCACGGAAAGACGACACTCTCGGACAACCTTCTACTGGCGGCCGGGATGGTGTCGCCGAACCTCGCGGGCCAGGCGCTCGTGTTGGACTACATGGATCTGGAGCAGAAGAGGAGCATGACGATAAAGGCTGCCAACGTCACCCTGTACTATGAATACAACGATAAACCATATGTGTTCAATATGATAGATACCCCAGGGCACATCGACTTCACCGGGAAGGTGACCAGGAGCCTCAGGGCCCTGGATGGGGCAGTGGTGGTCGTGGACTCCGTGGAGGGCATAATGGTCCAGACGGAGACCGTGACCAGACAGGCGCTGGAGGAGCGTGTCAGGCCAGTCCTATTCATAAACAAGATAGACAGGCTAGTCAAGGAGCTGCGCCTCACGCCCGACAAGATGCAGAAGTGGCTGGGGAATATAATAGCCGACTTCAACCGGTTGATCGATACGTACGCCGAGCCCGAGTACAAGGAGAAGTGGAAGGTGAGCGTCCAGAATGACAGCGTCGCGTTCGGGAGCGCGAAGGATCGCTGGGGGTTCAATCTATCGGTCGCTAAGGACACGGGCATATCATTCAAGGACGTCTACGATATATACACTGGGGGCGACGTCGAGGAACTGAGGAAGAAGGCGCCGCTTCACGAGACGGTTCTGAAGATGATAATACAACATGCGCCTCCACCACACGTTGCCCAGAGATACAGGATACCGAAGGTGTGGCACGGCGATCTGAACAGTGAGGTTGGAAAGGCCATGCTGGAGTGTGATCCCGATGGCCCCGTGATAATGATGGTCACGAACGCGGTCGTGGATCCCCAGGCCGGAATAGTGGCGACCGGCCGCCTCTTCAGCGGTACCGTGCACGAGGGTGACACCGTGTGGCTTGTTAACACGAGGGTCTCGCAGAGGATACAGAGCGTTCAGATGTTCATGGGGCCGTACAGGGAGGTGGTTGGCATGCTGCCCGCCGGTAACATACCCGCGCTCCTCGGCCTGGATAAGGCCAGAGCAGGCGAGACCCTGTCCTCCACGAGGGACATGATACCCTTTGAGTCGCTGAAGTACGTGGCGGAGCCAGTCGTCACGATATCCGTGGAGCCGAAGAACCCAAGGGACCTGCCGAAGCTCGTGGAGGCGCTTCAGAGGATGCACATAGAGGATCCGAATCTAACCGTGACTATAAACGAGGAGACGGGCGAGACGCTCGTGAGCGGCATGGGCGTGCTTCACCTGGAAGTGGTTCTCGCTATGCTGGCCGAGCAGAACCTGGAGGTCATAGCCAGCCGTCCGGTCATAAACTACAGGGAGACCGTGCTCTCGAACGCGGGTCCAGTGATGGCGAAGAGCCCCAATCGCCACAACAAGGTGTACGTCAGGATAGAGCCGCTCTCCGAGGATGTGATAGAGGCGATAAGGACTGGGAAGCTGAACGAGAACCTGGACAAGAAGGAGATAGCCAAGATCCTGAGGGACTTCGGCTGGGACACTGAGGAGTCGAGGGGCGTGGTCTCCATAGATGAGAAGGGGAACATATTCGTGGACGACACCAAGGGAGTCCAGTTCCTCCAAGAGTCCATGGATTATCTGAAGGCCGGCTGGATAGACGTCATGAACGCCGGCCCACTCGCGCAGGAGTACGTCAGGGGGACAAAGGTCATCCTCCACCACTTCGTGCCGCACGAGGACCCGGCGCACAGGACCTATGCGCAGCTCATGCCCGCCATGAGGAAGGCTGTGATGGGTGCAATGCTCATGGCGCAGCCGACGCTGCTGGAGCCCATACTTGGTATAGAGGTCTCGAGTCCGCCCGAGCTGATAGGGACAGTGGCCGGCGTCATAACCTCGAAGCGCGGCAAGGTCATAGACATAGTGCAGAAGGAATATCTCTCCGTGGTGATAGGCGAGATACCTGCTGCAGAGACATCCGATCTCTCGGAGGTCATGCGCGGGGCAACAGGTGGAAAGGCCATGTGGACAACCCACTTCAAGGCATGGAGGCCCGTGCCCGCCGGGATGCTGCAGTCGGTCGTCGAGTCCATACGCAAGCGCAAGGGACTCCCACCGAACGCGCCCTCCGCGGAGGAGTTCTTGGACAAGGACTGA
- a CDS encoding aldehyde dehydrogenase family protein: protein MLEILKVRRERHLIELQLALLGGERVDTRASAFVVNPSRGSPMEEVSIDAKGDFIREAIERARGSFESFSGRSLAERARILLRAAEILEGRKEEAARILSGEGGKPIRDARVEVFRSISLLRIAAEEARFALEGRVHRVDAYEYPPGNEDRLVMEVREPVGVVGAILPYNFPFNSFAHKVAPNLAAGNTVVVKPASATPLSALYFGSILYEAGLPRGVLSVIPGSASVVGDEIIRNRDVAGITFTGSTSVGLEIASRAAKEGKRVMMEMGGSDPAIVFDDADVERAVSITVRARFEHAGQNCNSTKRILVQEGVYDEFVGSFVSRASKLVVGDSLDESTEVGPVISESSVRDMEQFVEDAVARGGRLLAGGRRREGPGFFFLPTVIGEVSADAKAMKEEVFGPVAPIYRFRTEEEAIEVANSTEYGLQSSIFTRDVGRALKLAKELEAGAVMINDTTRLRWDALPFGGVKRSGMGAREGVRTTIEAMTEPKLISITL from the coding sequence GTGCTTGAAATACTTAAAGTCAGGCGAGAACGCCATCTTATTGAATTGCAGCTGGCCTTGTTGGGTGGGGAGCGCGTGGATACGCGCGCCAGCGCCTTTGTGGTAAACCCATCGCGCGGTTCGCCGATGGAGGAGGTCTCTATAGATGCGAAGGGGGACTTCATAAGGGAGGCAATCGAGAGGGCCAGGGGCTCCTTCGAGTCCTTCTCCGGGAGGTCGCTCGCCGAGAGGGCCAGGATCCTGCTAAGGGCTGCAGAGATCCTGGAGGGCAGGAAGGAGGAGGCGGCCAGGATCCTCTCGGGCGAGGGGGGCAAGCCCATAAGGGATGCGCGTGTGGAGGTGTTCCGCTCCATATCACTTCTGAGGATCGCCGCGGAGGAGGCCAGGTTCGCGCTCGAGGGCAGGGTCCACAGGGTGGACGCGTACGAGTACCCGCCCGGCAACGAGGATAGGCTCGTGATGGAGGTGCGGGAGCCGGTGGGGGTCGTGGGGGCCATACTCCCGTACAATTTCCCGTTCAACAGCTTCGCGCACAAGGTGGCGCCCAACCTCGCGGCGGGGAACACCGTGGTGGTGAAGCCGGCCTCGGCGACCCCCCTCTCGGCGCTCTACTTCGGCTCCATCCTCTACGAGGCGGGCCTGCCCAGGGGCGTCCTGAGCGTGATACCGGGATCCGCGTCCGTGGTCGGGGACGAGATAATCAGAAATCGGGATGTGGCCGGAATAACCTTCACGGGATCCACGTCCGTTGGGCTGGAGATAGCCTCCAGGGCGGCCAAGGAGGGCAAGAGGGTCATGATGGAGATGGGAGGCTCGGATCCGGCCATAGTGTTCGACGACGCCGACGTCGAGAGGGCGGTGAGCATCACCGTCAGGGCCAGGTTCGAGCACGCGGGCCAGAACTGCAACTCGACGAAGAGGATACTGGTTCAGGAGGGCGTCTACGACGAATTCGTCGGGTCGTTCGTCTCCAGGGCATCGAAGCTAGTGGTGGGCGATTCACTTGACGAATCCACGGAAGTGGGCCCGGTAATATCGGAGTCCAGCGTGAGGGACATGGAACAGTTCGTGGAGGACGCCGTGGCCAGGGGCGGCAGATTGCTGGCCGGCGGGAGGAGGCGCGAGGGCCCCGGCTTCTTCTTTCTCCCGACTGTGATAGGGGAGGTCTCAGCCGACGCCAAAGCGATGAAGGAGGAGGTCTTCGGCCCGGTAGCTCCCATATACCGCTTCAGGACCGAAGAGGAGGCAATAGAGGTGGCCAACTCCACCGAGTACGGCCTCCAATCCTCGATCTTCACGCGCGACGTGGGCAGGGCGCTCAAGCTGGCCAAGGAGCTGGAGGCAGGCGCGGTCATGATAAACGACACGACCAGGCTAAGGTGGGATGCACTGCCTTTCGGAGGCGTCAAGAGGAGCGGCATGGGCGCAAGGGAGGGCGTGAGGACAACGATAGAGGCCATGACCGAGCCGAAGTTGATCTCAATTACACTCTGA
- a CDS encoding CBS domain-containing protein, which yields MGSIGKRREMPLRVSDIMVREVQTVGREEPLSEITRRMHEHRIGSVVVVDESGKPLGIVTERDIVYACARGLPPTTPAWMVMTEDPITVKDTDLVTEAIGKMREADVRHLPVVDSQGKLVGIVSFRDFMDLASVLLSS from the coding sequence GTGGGCTCTATCGGTAAAAGGAGGGAGATGCCGCTCAGGGTGAGCGACATTATGGTGAGGGAAGTCCAGACGGTTGGAAGGGAGGAGCCGCTCTCGGAGATAACGCGCAGAATGCACGAGCATAGGATAGGAAGTGTAGTAGTGGTAGATGAGTCTGGTAAACCCTTGGGAATTGTGACTGAGAGAGATATCGTCTACGCATGCGCAAGAGGTCTCCCACCGACAACTCCTGCCTGGATGGTCATGACCGAGGACCCGATAACGGTGAAGGACACGGATCTTGTGACGGAGGCCATTGGCAAGATGAGGGAAGCCGACGTCAGACATTTGCCGGTTGTGGACTCGCAGGGAAAACTTGTGGGGATAGTCAGCTTCCGCGATTTCATGGATCTAGCGTCCGTCTTGCTGTCCAGCTGA
- the psmA gene encoding archaeal proteasome endopeptidase complex subunit alpha: MFAPSAGYDRALTIFSPDGRLYQVEYAIETVRRGTLAVGARAVDGVVLFAEERLRKLQDVSLSQKLFQVDDHVGAVAAGYVPDARVLIDNARVTAQNHRILYDEPITVETLAKRLGDLAQQYTQYAGVRPFGVSLVLAGVDRNGPSVFTTDPSGTYLGYSAIAIGGGSDQLNEYFEANYSESMSMDDAILMILRGASRTEEHKVLDPRSVKMAVIDVKTKRMRRLGIDEITSYLEKAKEQQ, translated from the coding sequence ATGTTCGCTCCCTCTGCAGGATATGATCGCGCCCTGACGATATTTTCCCCCGACGGGAGGCTCTATCAGGTGGAGTACGCAATAGAGACCGTGAGGAGGGGCACTCTGGCGGTCGGCGCGAGGGCCGTGGACGGTGTGGTCCTCTTCGCCGAGGAGAGGCTGAGGAAGCTCCAAGACGTCTCGCTGAGCCAGAAGTTGTTCCAGGTGGATGACCACGTGGGGGCTGTGGCCGCCGGATATGTGCCGGATGCGCGCGTATTGATAGATAACGCGAGGGTGACTGCGCAGAACCATAGAATACTGTACGATGAACCGATAACGGTCGAGACGCTAGCCAAGAGGTTGGGAGATTTGGCGCAGCAGTACACACAGTATGCTGGTGTGAGGCCCTTCGGGGTCTCGCTGGTGTTGGCGGGAGTCGACAGGAACGGCCCGAGCGTCTTCACGACTGACCCGAGTGGAACTTATCTGGGATACAGCGCAATAGCGATAGGGGGAGGAAGTGATCAGCTTAATGAATACTTTGAGGCGAATTATTCCGAATCGATGAGCATGGACGACGCGATACTGATGATACTTAGGGGGGCGAGCAGGACTGAGGAACATAAGGTGCTGGATCCGCGCAGTGTTAAGATGGCGGTGATAGATGTGAAGACCAAGCGCATGCGCCGCCTGGGAATAGATGAGATAACATCGTACCTAGAGAAGGCCAAGGAGCAGCAGTAG
- the mtnA gene encoding S-methyl-5-thioribose-1-phosphate isomerase, translating to MKFKHLEFDRKRMVLRVLDQRALPTRIRWRDVDGAESARDAIKTMVVRGAPLIGVVGAFGLALELSRRDPGPEAARALAERVSSARPTAVNLPRAVSRVLDSYLRGGANEALREAESILEYERESARMIGVHGEQLLMDGDVVLTHCNAGALATVEYGTALAPIRVAIEMGKRIRVIADETRPVLQGARLTAFELVKDGIDTTLISDTMVGYAMSKGLVNKVIVGADRVLMDGHVFNKIGTYQVAILARTHHVPFYVAMPLSTLDPTSSPEDVVIEERDPKEVLYVRGRRIAPRGVKVMNPAFDMTPPEYVSAIITERGIAEPPYRESLTELLGQAQQ from the coding sequence ATGAAGTTCAAGCATCTGGAGTTTGATCGGAAACGCATGGTCCTCAGGGTCCTCGACCAGAGGGCACTTCCCACCCGCATCAGATGGCGTGACGTGGATGGCGCTGAGTCGGCGCGTGACGCCATAAAGACGATGGTGGTCAGGGGTGCCCCTCTGATAGGCGTCGTCGGCGCATTCGGCCTGGCGCTGGAGCTCTCAAGGAGAGATCCAGGACCCGAGGCGGCCCGCGCATTGGCAGAGCGTGTATCATCTGCGAGGCCTACAGCGGTCAATCTCCCCCGGGCAGTCAGCCGCGTCCTCGATTCCTACCTGAGGGGAGGGGCTAATGAGGCCCTCAGGGAGGCCGAGTCGATACTTGAGTATGAACGTGAGTCGGCGCGCATGATAGGGGTGCACGGAGAGCAGCTGTTGATGGATGGGGACGTCGTGCTAACTCACTGCAACGCCGGTGCCCTTGCGACCGTGGAGTACGGAACCGCGCTGGCGCCCATCAGGGTGGCGATCGAGATGGGAAAGAGGATTCGTGTGATCGCTGATGAGACTCGTCCAGTTCTCCAGGGCGCTCGCCTCACCGCATTCGAGCTGGTCAAGGATGGCATTGATACTACTCTGATATCGGACACGATGGTGGGTTACGCCATGAGCAAGGGTTTAGTCAACAAAGTCATAGTTGGCGCTGACAGGGTCCTGATGGACGGGCATGTCTTCAACAAGATAGGGACGTATCAGGTGGCCATACTGGCGAGAACTCATCACGTTCCGTTCTACGTCGCGATGCCGCTCTCCACGCTGGATCCCACGAGCTCTCCGGAGGACGTCGTGATAGAGGAGAGGGATCCCAAGGAGGTCCTCTACGTCAGGGGTAGGCGCATAGCTCCCAGAGGCGTGAAGGTGATGAACCCCGCGTTCGACATGACGCCCCCCGAGTATGTGAGCGCCATAATAACGGAGAGGGGAATAGCGGAACCTCCCTACCGGGAGAGCCTTACCGAGCTGCTCGGCCAAGCGCAGCAGTGA
- a CDS encoding ribosome assembly factor SBDS translates to MSGKLTIARLEVGGERFEVLVNPDKALKYKTEGKPGIEEVLAIDVIYTDASKGERASEERMKKVFHTTDVTKVAKEILDRGELQITAEQRRQLAEEKRRQIVTYISRNFVDPRTNLPHPAVRIEQALKEVRVAIDPFRPAEEQVKKIVEELRPILPLKTGSIRLNVTIPAPYASKVYGMLKSYGEIKDERWTEDGGVRVIIEIPLASQGTFMDRLASATRGSASATPVER, encoded by the coding sequence GTGAGTGGAAAGCTGACTATCGCCAGGCTGGAGGTGGGCGGGGAGAGGTTCGAGGTGCTGGTCAACCCGGACAAGGCCCTCAAGTACAAGACGGAGGGCAAGCCGGGGATTGAGGAGGTGCTCGCCATAGACGTCATATACACAGATGCATCCAAGGGGGAGAGGGCATCCGAGGAGAGGATGAAGAAGGTCTTTCATACAACCGACGTCACTAAGGTAGCGAAGGAGATACTTGACAGGGGAGAGCTTCAGATAACGGCAGAGCAGCGCAGGCAACTGGCCGAGGAGAAGAGGCGGCAGATAGTCACATACATCTCGAGGAACTTCGTCGATCCCAGGACGAATCTTCCCCATCCCGCCGTCAGGATCGAACAGGCCCTGAAGGAAGTGAGGGTGGCCATAGACCCGTTCAGGCCAGCTGAGGAGCAGGTGAAGAAGATAGTAGAGGAGCTGCGTCCAATACTCCCCCTGAAGACTGGATCGATAAGGCTTAACGTAACCATTCCCGCCCCCTACGCGTCAAAGGTATACGGAATGCTGAAGTCCTACGGTGAGATAAAGGATGAGAGGTGGACTGAGGACGGGGGAGTCAGGGTCATCATAGAGATCCCGCTCGCGTCCCAGGGCACCTTCATGGACAGGCTTGCGTCGGCCACAAGGGGGAGCGCCAGCGCCACCCCCGTGGAGAGGTGA
- the rrp41 gene encoding exosome complex exonuclease Rrp41, whose product MAQGSDGPETQSEERKLIDEQGKRTDGRGPNEMRPLRLEVGMLRNADGSAYIELGKNKIVAAVYGPKEVHPRHLVLPDRMLVKCRYHMSPFSVEERKPPQPSRREIEISKVIREALEAAIMVDQFPRTALDVFVEVLESDGGSRGASITAASLALANAGIPMRDMVAACAVGKVDGQIVLDLNDVEDKEGEVDMPVAYMPNLDRITLLQMDGKLTIDEFKRALDLALQGCRQLYEAQRKVLYAHYFSSSTSGEQKGQ is encoded by the coding sequence TTGGCGCAGGGCAGTGATGGACCTGAGACACAGAGTGAAGAGCGCAAGCTGATAGATGAGCAGGGAAAGCGCACTGACGGCCGTGGACCGAACGAGATGCGCCCCCTGAGGCTGGAAGTGGGCATGCTCAGGAACGCCGATGGTTCCGCATATATAGAGCTCGGGAAGAACAAGATAGTGGCGGCCGTCTACGGGCCAAAGGAAGTACATCCCAGGCACTTGGTCCTCCCGGACCGCATGCTCGTCAAGTGTCGCTATCATATGTCGCCGTTCTCCGTGGAGGAGAGGAAGCCGCCACAGCCCTCCAGGAGGGAAATAGAGATATCCAAGGTGATACGTGAGGCGCTGGAGGCCGCAATAATGGTGGACCAGTTCCCCAGGACTGCGCTTGACGTGTTCGTGGAGGTGCTTGAGTCGGATGGAGGGTCGCGCGGCGCAAGTATAACGGCCGCATCACTCGCGCTCGCCAACGCCGGGATACCCATGAGGGACATGGTGGCGGCATGCGCCGTTGGAAAGGTCGATGGACAGATAGTGCTTGATCTGAACGACGTTGAGGATAAGGAGGGCGAGGTCGACATGCCCGTCGCCTACATGCCCAACCTGGACAGGATAACGTTGCTTCAGATGGATGGAAAGCTCACAATAGATGAGTTCAAGAGGGCGCTGGATCTGGCGCTCCAGGGCTGCAGGCAGCTCTACGAGGCCCAGAGGAAAGTATTATATGCACACTATTTCAGCTCGTCCACATCGGGCGAGCAGAAGGGGCAGTGA
- the rrp42 gene encoding exosome complex protein Rrp42 gives MSISRRNFVVERLRKEKLKELLAKGQRLDGRGLRDYRPLSISTSVVSKAEGSAQVYLGNTAVIAGVKTSLDRPYRDTPDRGNLIVNAELLPLASPYIELGPPNENAIELARVVDRGIRESGMVDMTKMVVKPGELVYSIFVDINVLNIDGNLLDAASYAAVAALASSRVPEYTLGDNGSPVQTGNRIPLPVTTIPVSITAAKIGEYVLYDPTEEEEAVMDTRLTMAFTEDGICALQKGGSGGWAPVEVIELVEGSFEKAKEIREQIRRGLGVGQAETTQGTGS, from the coding sequence ATGTCGATAAGCAGGCGGAACTTCGTGGTGGAGCGGCTCCGGAAGGAGAAGCTCAAGGAGCTACTGGCGAAGGGCCAGAGGCTCGACGGGAGGGGGCTCAGGGACTACAGACCCCTGAGCATATCCACCTCGGTGGTGAGCAAGGCGGAGGGCTCCGCGCAGGTCTACTTGGGGAACACTGCTGTGATAGCGGGCGTGAAGACCTCGCTGGACAGGCCGTACAGGGACACACCTGACAGGGGCAACCTGATAGTGAACGCGGAGCTACTGCCGCTGGCGTCTCCATACATAGAGCTCGGTCCGCCAAATGAGAACGCCATCGAGCTCGCCAGGGTCGTGGACAGGGGAATAAGGGAATCGGGCATGGTGGACATGACTAAGATGGTCGTGAAGCCGGGAGAGCTCGTCTACTCGATCTTCGTGGACATAAACGTGCTTAACATAGATGGAAATCTCTTGGATGCAGCATCATACGCAGCGGTCGCGGCGCTCGCCTCCTCAAGGGTGCCGGAGTACACCCTGGGGGATAATGGTTCTCCAGTCCAGACCGGGAACAGGATACCGCTCCCGGTGACCACAATACCCGTCTCGATAACCGCGGCCAAGATCGGAGAATACGTGCTCTACGATCCGACCGAGGAGGAGGAGGCGGTCATGGATACTCGCCTTACTATGGCGTTCACCGAGGACGGGATATGCGCCCTACAGAAGGGCGGATCCGGTGGCTGGGCGCCGGTCGAGGTCATAGAACTGGTCGAGGGATCCTTCGAGAAGGCTAAGGAAATAAGGGAGCAGATAAGGAGGGGGTTGGGCGTTGGTCAAGCAGAAACCACTCAAGGGACTGGGTCCTAA
- a CDS encoding transposase translates to MVKQKPLKGLGPKYGATLRKRYSAIQRVLKAKRACPRCGSHTFRRVAVGIWECERCGYKVAGGAYSPE, encoded by the coding sequence TTGGTCAAGCAGAAACCACTCAAGGGACTGGGTCCTAAATACGGCGCGACGCTGAGGAAGCGCTACAGCGCCATCCAGAGGGTACTGAAGGCCAAGAGGGCATGTCCCAGGTGCGGCTCACATACCTTCCGGAGGGTCGCCGTTGGAATCTGGGAATGTGAGAGGTGCGGTTATAAGGTAGCCGGCGGCGCATATTCGCCCGAGTGA
- a CDS encoding prefoldin subunit beta — MSEISPWLQEQLSKYEQLQATLQSVLMQKQQVDVELTEIKSALEELEKAPADAEVFKQAGLILVKADKEKLKAELLERKELAETRHNILEKQEERLRENLQDLQNKIREALTAAKKPS, encoded by the coding sequence TTGAGCGAGATTTCCCCATGGCTACAGGAACAGCTCTCAAAGTACGAGCAGCTGCAGGCCACCCTTCAGTCAGTTCTCATGCAGAAGCAACAGGTTGACGTTGAGCTAACCGAGATAAAGAGCGCCCTCGAGGAACTGGAGAAGGCGCCGGCCGACGCCGAAGTCTTCAAGCAGGCCGGGCTCATATTGGTGAAAGCCGACAAGGAGAAGCTGAAGGCAGAACTTCTGGAGAGGAAGGAGCTGGCCGAGACCAGACATAATATACTGGAGAAGCAGGAGGAGAGGCTCAGGGAGAACCTCCAGGACCTGCAGAACAAGATCCGGGAGGCGCTCACGGCCGCGAAGAAGCCCAGCTAG